Proteins from a single region of Stappia sp. ES.058:
- a CDS encoding ABC transporter ATP-binding protein, with translation MLRIEDLCLEAGSGVLVDGIDLSVDEGEMLGLVGESGCGKTITALSVLGLLPSQAVRVTRGRILFNGRDIARLGDDEMNAVRGNDISMIFQEPMTSLNPVMTIGDQIGEGLALHRALEGAEQAAEVDRLLALVGLPNGRDQRRKYPHQLSGGQRQRVMIAMALACEPSLLIADEPTTALDVTIQAQILDLIGEMRARFGMACVLVTHDLGVVAETCDTVAVMYAGRIVEQGPVADVFRNPRHRYTEALLRTIPAANRPGSALPAITGTVPQPGARPPGCAFAERCSSELSQCVGERPPRVGEAEHFAMCWNPAS, from the coding sequence GTGCTGAGGATCGAGGACCTGTGTCTGGAGGCCGGGTCCGGTGTTCTCGTCGATGGGATCGACCTGTCGGTGGACGAGGGCGAGATGCTCGGGTTGGTGGGCGAATCCGGCTGCGGCAAGACGATCACCGCGCTGTCGGTGCTGGGTCTTTTGCCGAGCCAGGCCGTTCGCGTGACGCGCGGGCGGATCCTGTTCAACGGCCGCGACATCGCCCGCCTCGGCGACGACGAAATGAACGCGGTGCGCGGCAACGACATCTCGATGATCTTCCAGGAGCCGATGACCTCGCTCAATCCGGTGATGACCATCGGCGACCAGATCGGCGAGGGACTTGCGCTCCATCGCGCTCTTGAGGGCGCGGAGCAGGCCGCGGAGGTCGACCGGTTGCTGGCGCTCGTCGGTCTGCCGAACGGGCGCGACCAGCGACGAAAATATCCGCACCAGCTCTCCGGCGGACAGCGCCAGCGGGTGATGATCGCCATGGCGCTTGCCTGCGAGCCGTCGCTCCTGATCGCGGACGAACCGACCACGGCGCTCGATGTCACGATCCAGGCACAGATTCTCGATCTGATCGGCGAGATGCGCGCCCGCTTCGGCATGGCCTGTGTTCTGGTGACACATGATCTCGGCGTCGTCGCGGAGACCTGCGACACGGTGGCCGTGATGTATGCCGGGCGGATCGTCGAGCAGGGTCCGGTGGCGGATGTGTTCCGCAACCCGCGTCATCGCTACACCGAGGCGTTGCTGCGCACGATCCCCGCCGCCAACAGGCCGGGCTCCGCCCTTCCGGCGATCACCGGCACGGTGCCGCAACCCGGCGCGCGGCCGCCGGGCTGCGCCTTTGCCGAACGCTGTTCATCGGAATTGTCGCAATGTGTGGGCGAGAGACCGCCGCGTGTTGGAGAGGCGGAGCATTTCGCCATGTGCTGGAACCCGGCCTCATGA
- a CDS encoding ABC transporter ATP-binding protein — protein MTPLLSVIDLVKHYPAGAAGKVLALDGISFNLAEGEVLGVVGESGCGKSTLGRTIMRLARPTSGEIRFRGTDLAGLKGKALKAARAEIQMVFQDPFGSLNPRHSVATIVGEPLVVHGRPDRAARVRELLDLVGLPQTAAARLPHEFSGGQRQRIAIARALALSPRILVADEAVSALDVSIQSQIINLFAELRRELGLSMIFISHDLSVVRHVSDRIAVMYFGKFVETAPAEELFHAPLHPYTRALMSAIPKLPGAERAGEGSAQRIVLKGDVPNLAFRPEGCLFHPRCYVMRDRCRREEPELAPAHGEGGDARLCACHYAGEDFADAPT, from the coding sequence ATGACCCCGCTTCTGTCCGTCATCGATCTGGTCAAGCATTATCCCGCCGGCGCCGCCGGCAAGGTATTGGCGCTCGACGGCATCAGCTTCAACCTTGCCGAGGGGGAGGTGCTGGGCGTCGTCGGGGAATCGGGCTGCGGCAAGAGCACGCTCGGGCGCACGATCATGCGCCTTGCGCGCCCGACGTCCGGGGAAATCCGCTTTCGCGGCACGGATCTCGCCGGGCTGAAGGGCAAGGCGCTCAAGGCTGCGCGCGCCGAGATCCAGATGGTGTTTCAGGATCCCTTCGGGTCCCTCAACCCGCGTCACAGCGTGGCGACCATCGTCGGCGAGCCGCTGGTGGTCCACGGCCGGCCGGATCGCGCGGCCCGGGTGCGCGAACTGCTCGATCTCGTCGGCCTGCCGCAGACGGCGGCCGCGCGTCTTCCGCATGAATTTTCGGGCGGGCAGCGTCAGCGCATCGCTATCGCCCGCGCGCTCGCCCTGTCGCCGCGCATTCTCGTTGCCGACGAGGCGGTGTCCGCGCTTGACGTGTCGATCCAGTCGCAGATCATCAATCTCTTTGCGGAGCTGCGCCGCGAGCTCGGCCTGTCGATGATCTTCATCAGCCACGACCTGTCGGTGGTGCGCCATGTCAGCGACCGCATCGCGGTGATGTATTTCGGAAAATTCGTCGAAACGGCGCCGGCCGAGGAGCTTTTCCACGCGCCGCTCCATCCCTACACCCGCGCACTGATGTCGGCGATCCCGAAGCTGCCGGGGGCGGAGCGGGCAGGCGAAGGATCGGCACAACGGATCGTGCTCAAGGGCGATGTGCCCAATCTCGCTTTCCGGCCGGAGGGCTGCCTGTTCCACCCGCGCTGCTACGTCATGCGTGACAGATGCCGCCGGGAGGAGCCAGAGCTTGCGCCGGCGCACGGTGAGGGGGGCGACGCCCGGCTGTGTGCGTGCCACTACGCCGGAGAGGACTTCGCCGACGCACCGACATGA
- the nagA gene encoding N-acetylglucosamine-6-phosphate deacetylase, with protein MSGGTALIATTIFDGDRMHPDSALLIEDGRVRALVPVSEIPRDAERIDTEASLLCPGFVDWQVNGGGGVLFNETPTADGARAIAAAHARFGTTTLLPTVITDTPDVTAAAASAIAQVIADGNTAIAGVHFEGPHISVEKCGVHDPSFIRPMERSDRDRLTRDDLGAVVSTVAPENASLDDIRSLSRAGVHVSLGHSNAGFVAASAALKAGARSVTHLFNAMSGLHHRDPGLAGAALANAQVYCGLIPDGHHVHPAMLDLALRAAGHRRITLVTDAMSSVGHADDRFELNGRTVMRENGRLTIADGTLAGSDLDMISGVRIMADACGAPFQDVLRMASRCPAQMLGLHDRGHLRPGARADILGLDADRALVSVWIAGTRQEH; from the coding sequence ATGAGTGGGGGAACCGCACTAATCGCCACAACCATTTTCGACGGGGACCGGATGCATCCCGACAGCGCCCTGCTGATCGAGGACGGGCGGGTACGCGCGCTCGTTCCCGTTTCGGAAATCCCCCGTGACGCGGAGCGGATTGACACGGAGGCATCGCTCCTGTGCCCGGGCTTCGTCGACTGGCAGGTCAACGGCGGGGGCGGTGTGCTCTTCAACGAAACGCCAACCGCAGACGGCGCGCGCGCCATTGCAGCCGCCCATGCCCGTTTCGGCACCACCACATTGCTGCCCACGGTGATCACCGACACCCCGGACGTGACGGCGGCCGCCGCCAGCGCGATCGCACAGGTCATCGCAGACGGCAACACGGCGATCGCGGGGGTTCATTTCGAGGGGCCGCATATCTCTGTGGAGAAATGCGGCGTTCACGATCCAAGCTTCATCCGGCCGATGGAGCGCTCCGATCGCGACCGGCTCACCCGCGACGACCTTGGCGCCGTCGTTTCCACGGTCGCACCGGAAAACGCCTCGCTGGACGACATCCGCTCCCTGTCGAGGGCGGGTGTTCACGTCAGCCTCGGACACAGCAACGCGGGGTTCGTTGCCGCCAGCGCGGCGCTGAAGGCCGGCGCGCGCTCGGTCACGCATCTGTTCAACGCCATGAGCGGGCTGCATCATCGCGACCCGGGTCTTGCGGGCGCCGCGCTTGCAAACGCTCAGGTCTACTGCGGGCTGATCCCGGACGGGCACCATGTGCATCCCGCGATGCTCGACCTTGCCCTGCGCGCGGCCGGACACCGCCGGATCACCCTGGTTACCGATGCCATGTCATCGGTCGGCCACGCGGACGACCGGTTCGAGCTGAACGGACGCACCGTGATGCGCGAGAACGGGCGTCTCACGATTGCCGACGGCACGCTCGCCGGCTCTGATCTCGACATGATTTCCGGCGTCCGGATCATGGCCGACGCCTGCGGCGCGCCCTTTCAGGACGTCCTGCGCATGGCGTCACGCTGTCCCGCGCAGATGCTCGGCCTGCACGATCGCGGGCATCTGCGCCCCGGCGCGCGCGCGGACATTCTCGGCCTCGACGCGGACCGCGCGCTGGTATCGGTTTGGATTGCGGGCACCCGTCAGGAGCACTGA
- a CDS encoding SIS domain-containing protein, translating to MTRSTATTRLRQETDEIPDRVAMQVADRRDDFERAGAALRRHDPQMLITVARGSSDHAATYLKYLSEMTAGRPVASIGPSISSVYGRSLRLDGAACLSVSQSGRSPDLTAFQDMARQAGALTLALVNTSPSPLSTGADIAMDIGAGPEHAVAASKSYVCSLSAMAALVAAWTQTASLGTAVSRTPDRLRNALSCDWSALVPAASNARSIYVIGRGPGFAIAQEAALKFKETCQIHAESYSAAEVMHGPIQLAANGLVALVFLSRDEARPGLLDAVARLAGSGARVFVADPLGEVASDGRAITPLPCIAAPDPLLDPLCQITSFYRFIEHLAGALGFDPDAPQLLNKVTETL from the coding sequence ATGACCCGCAGCACCGCCACCACCCGGCTGAGGCAGGAAACCGATGAAATCCCGGACAGGGTCGCGATGCAGGTCGCGGATCGTCGGGATGACTTCGAGCGGGCGGGCGCCGCCTTGAGGCGCCACGATCCGCAGATGCTGATCACCGTGGCGCGGGGGTCCTCCGATCACGCGGCCACCTATCTGAAGTATCTCAGCGAAATGACGGCCGGACGTCCCGTTGCCTCGATCGGCCCCTCGATCTCCTCGGTCTACGGACGGTCCCTGCGGCTCGACGGCGCGGCCTGCCTGAGCGTCTCGCAATCGGGGCGAAGCCCGGATCTCACCGCCTTTCAGGACATGGCCCGCCAGGCCGGCGCACTCACCCTGGCGCTGGTCAACACGTCCCCCTCGCCGCTTTCGACCGGCGCGGATATCGCCATGGACATCGGAGCCGGGCCGGAACATGCCGTCGCCGCCTCCAAGTCCTATGTCTGCTCGCTGTCGGCGATGGCCGCGCTTGTCGCGGCGTGGACGCAAACGGCCTCTCTTGGAACCGCCGTCTCACGGACACCGGACCGACTGCGCAACGCCCTGTCCTGCGACTGGTCGGCGCTGGTCCCGGCCGCCTCGAATGCGCGCTCGATCTATGTCATTGGCCGCGGCCCGGGCTTCGCCATCGCCCAGGAGGCCGCCCTGAAGTTCAAGGAGACCTGCCAGATCCACGCGGAAAGCTACAGCGCCGCCGAAGTCATGCACGGCCCCATCCAGCTGGCCGCCAACGGTCTCGTCGCCCTTGTCTTTCTCAGTCGCGATGAAGCGCGGCCCGGTCTTCTGGATGCGGTTGCGCGGCTCGCCGGCTCGGGCGCGCGCGTCTTCGTCGCAGACCCGCTCGGCGAGGTGGCCTCGGACGGACGGGCGATCACGCCGCTGCCCTGCATCGCCGCCCCCGACCCCCTGCTCGATCCGCTGTGCCAGATCACGTCATTCTATCGCTTCATCGAACACCTTGCCGGAGCCCTGGGGTTCGATCCGGATGCGCCGCAACTGCTGAACAAGGTCACGGAGACACTATGA
- a CDS encoding GntR family transcriptional regulator, with protein MTTTESLFLDQEPIDTANPTPRYIQLANRLREMIRNGSLKPGEALPSERTIVTATNLSRVTIRKALELLVREGLLHQRHGSGTYVSEEPGRIEQSLGVLTGFSEDMVSLGHVPSARWLQRSYALPSTQEAMTLGLSPGEKVLRLHRLRLADGLPLAVELAVVPARLLPSIERIGDSLYEALASAGALPEKALQRMHACRLPTFEADLLGGEEGETALYIERLSRTGSGRTVEFTRSYYKGDRYDFVVELTLPRPRMDT; from the coding sequence ATGACCACAACAGAAAGCCTGTTTCTCGATCAGGAGCCGATAGACACAGCCAATCCGACACCTCGCTATATCCAGCTCGCCAATCGGCTGCGCGAGATGATCCGGAACGGATCGCTGAAGCCGGGCGAGGCACTGCCGTCGGAACGCACCATCGTCACCGCAACCAACCTGTCGCGCGTCACCATCCGAAAGGCGCTGGAACTCCTGGTACGCGAGGGCCTGCTGCATCAAAGGCATGGATCGGGAACCTATGTCAGCGAGGAACCGGGACGGATCGAACAGTCGCTCGGCGTCCTGACCGGCTTCAGCGAGGACATGGTGTCGCTCGGACATGTGCCCTCCGCCCGGTGGCTGCAGCGCAGCTATGCCCTGCCGTCGACCCAGGAAGCGATGACGCTCGGCCTTTCCCCGGGTGAAAAGGTCCTGCGCCTGCACCGTCTGCGGCTTGCCGACGGACTGCCGCTCGCGGTGGAACTCGCGGTGGTGCCCGCGCGCCTGCTGCCCTCCATCGAGCGCATCGGCGATTCACTCTACGAAGCGCTCGCAAGCGCTGGCGCGCTACCGGAAAAGGCGTTGCAACGCATGCATGCCTGTCGTCTTCCCACGTTCGAGGCGGACCTTCTCGGCGGCGAGGAGGGCGAGACCGCGCTTTACATCGAGCGCCTGTCGCGCACCGGATCCGGCCGCACGGTGGAATTCACCCGCTCCTACTACAAGGGCGACCGCTACGACTTTGTCGTCGAACTGACCCTTCCCAGACCACGGATGGACACGTGA
- a CDS encoding BadF/BadG/BcrA/BcrD ATPase family protein: protein MTPETLYLSVDGGGTGCRARLEQADGTILGRGLAGPAATRFGIDASWGAIETAYCNAYAEAGMDPRGQRKVHAGIGVAGLSRAGALEALEAKPHPFTSVAFASDGVIACLGAHNGGDGGIVIVGTGSCGIARVKGHDIKVGGYGFPISDEGSGAYLGLRAIRLAMLAHDGRAAGTALLNEILMHFNRDPREVVAWMDTATATDYATFAPAVVRHADEGDTAARRIMQDGAAKIDGICRALRDRGAPRLTLIGGLGSVLESWLAPDLRKKLSPPLGDALDGAAILAGRRPLDMQRS, encoded by the coding sequence ATGACGCCGGAGACGCTGTACCTCTCCGTCGACGGCGGCGGCACGGGCTGCCGCGCCCGGCTGGAGCAGGCCGACGGCACAATCCTGGGACGCGGTCTCGCCGGACCGGCCGCGACCCGCTTCGGCATCGATGCCTCCTGGGGTGCCATCGAGACCGCCTATTGCAATGCCTATGCCGAGGCCGGCATGGATCCGCGGGGACAGCGCAAGGTCCATGCCGGTATCGGCGTTGCCGGCCTGTCGCGCGCCGGTGCGCTGGAGGCGCTTGAAGCGAAGCCGCATCCCTTCACCTCTGTCGCTTTCGCCAGCGACGGCGTGATCGCCTGCCTCGGCGCGCACAACGGCGGCGACGGCGGCATCGTGATCGTTGGAACCGGCAGTTGCGGGATCGCGCGGGTCAAGGGACATGACATAAAGGTCGGCGGCTATGGTTTTCCGATCTCCGACGAGGGGAGCGGTGCCTATCTCGGGCTCAGGGCGATCCGCCTCGCGATGCTCGCCCATGACGGGCGCGCCGCCGGAACCGCCCTGCTGAACGAGATCCTCATGCATTTCAATCGCGATCCGCGCGAGGTCGTGGCGTGGATGGACACGGCAACGGCAACGGACTACGCCACCTTCGCGCCGGCGGTCGTGCGCCATGCGGACGAGGGCGACACCGCCGCGCGGCGCATCATGCAGGACGGCGCCGCCAAGATCGACGGCATCTGCCGCGCGCTCCGGGACAGGGGGGCGCCGCGCCTGACCCTGATCGGCGGACTGGGAAGCGTTCTGGAAAGCTGGCTTGCGCCGGATCTGCGAAAGAAACTCAGCCCGCCGCTTGGCGATGCGCTGGACGGCGCCGCGATCCTGGCGGGGCGAAGACCGCTCGATATGCAGCGCAGCTAG
- the murA gene encoding UDP-N-acetylglucosamine 1-carboxyvinyltransferase, which translates to MDKLVIQGGYPFSGSVQIAGAKNAALPILAASLLGGTQVSLANVPHVSDVDSMLNLLGGLGADVGPLRNGRLSLSTGNVSSSETTYDIVRRMRASFLVLAPLVGRFGHARISRPGGCAIGTRPVDLHLEALQQLGAEVQTESGVIDVTARGGLKGARIVFPTPTVGATHTALMAAVSATGESEIVNCAREPEIADTAAFLSAMGATIEGAGTHRMLVQGPASWRPASHTILPDRIEAASYLVAAGLTGGRLEVIGGRLEHLGAACHLLEAAGLSIFPTDRGLIAERRGTLHSVDMATEAFPGFPTDLQAQFMTLMCLADGVSVIRERIFEQRFMHVPELQRMGADISLSGAAATVRGVSRLQGAEVMATDLRASMSLVLAGLVAEGETVVHRVYHLDRGYEDIDGKLTRCGAQIARVAQ; encoded by the coding sequence ATGGACAAGCTCGTTATCCAGGGGGGATATCCCTTTTCGGGCTCGGTGCAGATCGCCGGCGCGAAGAATGCCGCGCTGCCGATACTCGCCGCCTCCCTTCTCGGTGGCACACAAGTGTCTCTGGCAAATGTGCCCCACGTATCGGACGTGGATTCCATGCTGAATCTCCTCGGCGGTCTTGGCGCGGACGTCGGCCCCTTGCGCAACGGCCGCCTGTCCCTGTCGACCGGCAATGTGTCCAGCTCCGAGACCACATACGACATCGTGCGGCGGATGCGCGCGTCATTCCTGGTGCTCGCCCCGCTCGTCGGGCGGTTCGGCCATGCCCGGATCTCCCGGCCCGGCGGCTGCGCGATCGGCACCCGCCCGGTTGATCTTCATCTGGAGGCGCTGCAGCAGCTCGGTGCCGAGGTGCAGACCGAGAGCGGGGTCATCGACGTGACTGCGCGCGGCGGGCTCAAAGGCGCGCGGATCGTGTTCCCCACGCCCACCGTCGGCGCGACGCACACCGCGCTGATGGCCGCGGTCAGCGCAACGGGCGAAAGCGAGATCGTCAATTGCGCGCGCGAGCCCGAGATCGCCGACACCGCCGCCTTCCTGAGCGCAATGGGGGCGACGATCGAGGGCGCGGGCACGCACCGGATGCTGGTGCAGGGGCCGGCGAGCTGGCGACCGGCAAGCCACACGATCCTGCCCGACCGCATCGAGGCGGCGAGCTATCTTGTCGCCGCCGGGCTGACGGGGGGGCGCCTGGAGGTGATCGGCGGACGGCTGGAGCACCTGGGGGCCGCCTGCCACCTGCTGGAAGCGGCGGGCCTCTCGATTTTCCCCACCGACCGCGGGCTGATCGCGGAACGGCGCGGGACGCTGCACAGCGTCGACATGGCGACCGAAGCCTTTCCCGGGTTCCCGACCGACCTGCAGGCCCAGTTCATGACGCTGATGTGCCTGGCCGACGGTGTCTCGGTCATCCGTGAGCGGATCTTCGAGCAGCGTTTCATGCATGTGCCGGAACTGCAGCGCATGGGCGCGGACATCTCGCTGTCGGGTGCCGCCGCCACGGTGCGCGGCGTGTCGCGGCTGCAGGGCGCGGAGGTGATGGCAACCGATCTCCGGGCGTCCATGTCGCTGGTCCTCGCCGGCCTCGTCGCGGAGGGCGAGACGGTGGTGCACCGGGTCTATCACCTGGACCGGGGCTATGAGGACATCGACGGCAAGCTGACACGCTGCGGCGCGCAGATCGCGCGGGTGGCGCAATGA
- a CDS encoding N-acetylmuramic acid 6-phosphate etherase, whose product MEGSGAPRPQTEALGAAFRNLEDLALGDLAAALIDSQAGALAALHKALPDLERAISVALEVLRAPDSRLIYCGAGTSGRVALLDAVELHPTFNWPSERVHVLLAGGVQSLGEAQEGAEDDAASAARALAALDVGPRDVVIGLAASGTTPFVLQAMATARAAGATTIGIANNPGAPLLDAVDGPILLETGPEALAGSTRLTAGTSQKICLNTFSTAVMMRLGRVYGGHMVDMRATNAKLRKRAQAIVADIAGCDAETARQALESCDQNVKQAILVLKGAAPADAARLLDDVSGDLGAAVKAFEGNASS is encoded by the coding sequence ATGGAAGGCTCAGGGGCGCCGCGCCCGCAGACGGAAGCGCTCGGTGCCGCGTTCCGCAATCTTGAAGACCTTGCGCTCGGCGACCTTGCCGCCGCGCTGATCGACAGCCAGGCCGGGGCGCTTGCCGCCTTGCACAAGGCGTTGCCGGATCTCGAGCGCGCGATTTCCGTCGCCCTCGAGGTCTTGCGTGCGCCGGACAGTCGCCTGATCTATTGCGGCGCCGGCACGTCCGGGCGCGTCGCGTTGCTGGATGCCGTGGAGCTGCACCCCACGTTCAACTGGCCGAGCGAGCGGGTGCATGTGCTTCTCGCCGGCGGCGTGCAGAGCCTGGGCGAGGCGCAGGAGGGGGCGGAGGACGATGCCGCCTCCGCCGCGCGCGCACTGGCCGCGCTCGACGTCGGGCCACGCGATGTCGTGATCGGCCTTGCGGCAAGCGGCACCACGCCGTTCGTGTTGCAGGCGATGGCCACGGCGCGCGCGGCGGGCGCGACCACCATCGGCATCGCCAACAATCCGGGCGCGCCGCTGCTTGACGCGGTCGACGGCCCGATCCTGCTGGAAACCGGGCCGGAAGCTCTGGCCGGCTCGACGCGGCTGACGGCCGGGACGAGCCAGAAAATCTGCCTCAACACGTTCTCCACGGCTGTGATGATGCGGCTCGGGCGTGTTTACGGCGGACATATGGTCGACATGCGCGCGACCAACGCCAAGCTTCGAAAGCGGGCGCAGGCGATTGTCGCCGATATCGCCGGCTGCGACGCCGAGACCGCGCGCCAGGCGCTGGAGTCCTGCGACCAGAACGTGAAGCAGGCGATCCTGGTGCTGAAGGGGGCGGCGCCCGCCGATGCGGCGCGATTGCTGGACGACGTTTCCGGCGATCTCGGCGCGGCGGTGAAAGCGTTCGAGGGAAATGCGTCGTCCTGA
- a CDS encoding ribonuclease D, whose protein sequence is MTIRLHRGDLPDLASPELSAYQAADAVAIDTETLGLKPHRDRLCVVQLSPGDGTADVVQIAAGQNSAPNLERLLADPAKHKLFHFARFDVAVLENALGISCAPVWCTKIASRLVRTYTDRHGLKDLLREMLGVEISKQQQSSDWAAETLSEAQLAYAASDVLYLHALREKLQERLVREDRTAMAEACFAFLPTRARLDLAGWDDTDIFAHS, encoded by the coding sequence ATGACCATTCGCCTTCATCGCGGTGACCTGCCCGACCTTGCGTCGCCGGAGCTTTCCGCCTACCAGGCCGCGGATGCGGTTGCCATCGATACCGAAACGCTCGGCCTGAAGCCGCACCGCGACCGGCTGTGCGTCGTTCAGCTGTCGCCCGGCGACGGCACGGCCGACGTGGTGCAGATCGCCGCCGGCCAGAACAGCGCGCCGAACCTGGAACGCCTGCTCGCCGATCCGGCCAAGCACAAGCTCTTTCATTTTGCCCGCTTCGACGTGGCGGTCCTTGAAAATGCGCTGGGCATTTCCTGCGCGCCGGTCTGGTGCACCAAGATCGCCTCGCGGCTGGTGCGCACCTACACCGACCGGCACGGGTTGAAGGATCTCTTGCGCGAGATGCTCGGCGTGGAGATCTCCAAGCAGCAGCAAAGCTCCGACTGGGCGGCGGAAACGCTGAGCGAGGCACAACTCGCCTATGCCGCATCCGACGTGCTTTATCTGCATGCGTTGCGGGAAAAGCTCCAGGAGCGGCTTGTGCGCGAGGATCGTACGGCGATGGCGGAAGCCTGTTTCGCGTTTCTGCCGACGCGCGCGCGCCTTGATCTCGCCGGTTGGGACGATACCGATATCTTCGCGCACAGCTAG
- the lptC gene encoding LPS export ABC transporter periplasmic protein LptC, translating to MHRHPQAGLTPGETDPASATDRTVEAARLSGVRASARAASRRHSRRVRIMRILVPASGAVLLLVIAGMIGVSNYLSGLGLGTVSFTADGLVMDSPELSGNDGERSYRVSAKRAIQRISDPRIIDLETITAELRISADQKLDIVAARGTYNSVEETLLLADGIDVVTNDGETATFGTLNIALKTGTIRSDDPVGLTSSFGTLRAGRMQFDQDEGKLTFTQGIQMTIQPPQSETSQ from the coding sequence GTGCATCGTCATCCGCAGGCCGGGCTGACCCCGGGCGAGACGGATCCTGCGTCCGCAACGGACCGGACGGTGGAGGCCGCGCGCCTGTCGGGCGTCCGGGCCTCCGCGCGTGCCGCCTCGCGGCGCCATTCGCGCCGCGTGCGCATTATGCGCATTCTGGTGCCGGCAAGCGGTGCGGTGCTGCTTCTCGTGATTGCCGGCATGATCGGTGTCAGCAACTACCTGAGCGGACTGGGGTTGGGGACGGTCAGCTTCACGGCCGACGGGCTTGTCATGGACAGTCCCGAACTGTCGGGCAATGACGGAGAGCGCTCCTACAGGGTGTCGGCAAAACGCGCGATCCAGCGCATCAGCGATCCGCGCATCATCGACCTCGAAACGATCACGGCGGAACTGCGGATCAGCGCGGACCAGAAACTCGACATCGTCGCGGCGCGGGGCACCTACAACAGCGTCGAGGAAACGCTGCTCCTGGCAGATGGCATCGATGTCGTCACCAACGACGGCGAAACCGCAACGTTCGGAACGCTGAACATCGCGCTTAAAACGGGCACAATTCGCAGCGATGATCCCGTCGGGCTTACGTCTTCTTTCGGCACCCTGCGCGCCGGACGCATGCAATTCGACCAGGACGAAGGCAAGCTGACCTTCACGCAAGGAATTCAGATGACCATTCAGCCGCCTCAATCGGAGACCAGCCAATGA